A genomic segment from Luteolibacter ambystomatis encodes:
- a CDS encoding ribonuclease D, which yields MSNDDHESIIADAAGLERLVRSAAPGTGTLVCAVDTEADSLHRYRESLCLIQFAIGERCVLIDPLALQEMGALATLLSKAVVWMHGADYDMTMLRRQFGSLPATVYDTQIGARLLGARKFGLADLVLHYFGIELSKSSQKADWGKRPLSGKMVEYALNDVRYLMPMGEKIVAELKAKGRFEWFDESCVAARKRVLERDDSREDAWRIQGSGRLDGKGLAYLRAVWQWRDAEAEAWDRPSFMVATNRLLVDWSVALADGGQISLPSYFRPDRVRRFREAIAAVDAMPESGYPDRPRGRRRRRDSGFDRRLDQLLKTRDQVSRDLDIDGSLIAPRASLESIAAEEVAPAELLLGWQRRCLGLEP from the coding sequence GTGAGTAACGACGACCACGAGAGTATCATTGCGGATGCGGCGGGGCTGGAGCGTCTGGTCCGAAGCGCGGCTCCCGGGACGGGCACTTTGGTGTGTGCGGTGGATACCGAAGCGGACAGCCTCCATCGATACCGGGAATCGTTGTGCCTGATCCAATTTGCCATCGGAGAGCGTTGTGTGCTGATCGACCCGCTCGCGCTTCAGGAGATGGGCGCGCTTGCCACATTGCTCTCGAAGGCGGTCGTGTGGATGCACGGTGCCGACTATGATATGACGATGCTGCGGCGCCAGTTCGGCTCCTTGCCGGCCACGGTGTATGACACCCAGATCGGCGCCCGTTTGCTGGGAGCCCGGAAGTTTGGTCTGGCGGATCTTGTGTTGCACTACTTCGGTATCGAGCTTTCGAAGTCCTCGCAGAAAGCGGATTGGGGCAAGCGTCCGCTCTCCGGAAAGATGGTGGAATATGCGCTCAATGACGTGCGCTATCTCATGCCGATGGGCGAAAAGATCGTCGCCGAACTCAAGGCGAAAGGGCGCTTCGAATGGTTTGACGAAAGCTGCGTGGCGGCTCGCAAGCGTGTCCTGGAGCGCGATGATTCGCGCGAGGATGCGTGGCGGATCCAGGGCTCCGGCCGCCTTGACGGCAAGGGCTTGGCCTATCTGCGGGCGGTCTGGCAATGGCGTGATGCGGAGGCGGAAGCCTGGGACCGTCCCTCCTTCATGGTTGCCACCAATCGCCTGCTGGTGGATTGGAGCGTGGCTTTGGCGGACGGTGGTCAGATTTCGCTGCCGTCTTACTTCCGTCCGGACCGGGTGCGCCGTTTCCGTGAGGCGATCGCGGCGGTGGATGCCATGCCTGAGTCGGGATATCCTGATCGTCCGCGAGGCCGTAGGAGAAGAAGGGATTCCGGCTTTGACCGGCGGCTGGATCAGTTGCTTAAGACCCGCGATCAGGTGTCGCGGGATCTGGATATCGACGGCTCTCTTATTGCTCCCCGTGCGTCTCTGGAAAGCATCGCGGCGGAGGAGGTGGCTCCGGCCGAGCTTCTGCTTGGCTGGCAGCGTCGCTGCCTCGGACTGGAGCCATAA
- the rho gene encoding transcription termination factor Rho: MMIPNDPESAAEAAGAPESEPAVVVAAPVLPALIDINVFRQKPLADLQAMADAIPVRIQAGLSKSQLVFELLGFYGREGVELVGEGILEQTKDNYAMLRDPARSFRPSQDDLHLHGNMVRDLGLRIGQRVRVKVRAPRERDKYLSGYEAVAIEGIPAAGYQVPKDFEKLTPLFPDRRILLEGEGPEFLSVRVLDLIAPLGKGQRGLIVAPPRGGKTILLKQIAKAIRKNHPEAVLIILLLDERPEEVTDFEETVGAEVFASTFDEPAKRHAQVADLVIERAKRLVEAGKDVILLLDSLTRLARGHNSSMQGGPIGSGGISPVALQKSRKFFGTARNVEEGGSLTILATALVETESRMDDVIFEEFKGTGNMEVKLDRELAERRVFPAIHIPQSGTRNDDRLYHPEEFARVLDIRRQLAQLPVGDAIETLMANLRATKSNAELLLRGLR, encoded by the coding sequence ATGATGATTCCGAATGATCCCGAATCCGCCGCGGAAGCTGCGGGCGCTCCTGAAAGCGAACCCGCCGTGGTGGTTGCCGCGCCGGTGCTGCCGGCCTTGATCGACATCAATGTCTTCCGGCAGAAACCGCTCGCCGATCTTCAGGCGATGGCCGATGCCATTCCGGTGAGGATCCAGGCGGGGCTGTCGAAGAGCCAGCTCGTGTTCGAGTTGCTCGGCTTCTATGGTCGGGAAGGTGTCGAACTGGTCGGGGAGGGAATCCTCGAGCAGACCAAGGACAACTACGCGATGCTCCGTGATCCCGCCCGCAGTTTCCGTCCCTCGCAGGACGATCTCCACCTGCACGGCAACATGGTGCGGGATCTGGGCCTGCGGATCGGCCAGCGCGTGAGAGTGAAGGTGCGCGCGCCCCGTGAGCGTGACAAATATCTCTCCGGCTACGAAGCCGTGGCCATCGAGGGCATCCCGGCGGCCGGGTATCAGGTGCCGAAGGATTTTGAAAAGCTGACCCCGCTGTTTCCGGACCGCCGCATTCTCTTGGAAGGGGAAGGGCCGGAATTCCTCAGCGTCCGGGTGCTGGACCTCATCGCTCCACTGGGCAAGGGCCAGCGTGGTTTGATCGTTGCCCCGCCCCGTGGTGGCAAGACCATCCTTCTCAAGCAGATCGCCAAAGCGATCCGGAAGAATCACCCGGAGGCCGTCCTCATCATCCTCCTGCTCGACGAGCGTCCGGAGGAAGTGACCGATTTCGAGGAAACCGTGGGCGCGGAGGTTTTCGCCTCCACCTTTGATGAGCCCGCCAAGCGCCACGCCCAGGTCGCTGATCTGGTGATTGAGCGCGCCAAGCGTCTGGTGGAGGCTGGCAAGGATGTGATCCTCCTGCTGGACAGCCTCACGCGCCTCGCCCGCGGCCACAATTCCTCCATGCAGGGTGGTCCCATCGGCTCCGGCGGTATCAGTCCGGTAGCGCTGCAGAAATCCCGGAAATTCTTCGGCACGGCGCGCAATGTCGAGGAAGGCGGCAGCCTGACGATTCTTGCCACCGCTCTGGTGGAGACGGAAAGCCGCATGGACGATGTGATCTTCGAGGAATTCAAGGGAACCGGCAACATGGAGGTGAAACTGGACCGGGAGCTCGCGGAGCGCCGTGTTTTCCCCGCCATCCACATTCCCCAGTCCGGAACCCGCAATGACGACCGCCTCTATCATCCGGAAGAGTTTGCCCGGGTTCTCGATATCCGGCGCCAGCTCGCCCAGTTGCCGGTGGGGGATGCCATCGAGACCCTGATGGCGAATCTGCGGGCCACCAAGAGCAACGCGGAACTCCTCCTCCGGGGATTGCGTTGA
- the coaE gene encoding dephospho-CoA kinase (Dephospho-CoA kinase (CoaE) performs the final step in coenzyme A biosynthesis.) — protein MRTFALTGGIATGKSTFCRLLEEEMPGARIFDCDASVRGLLAADAGVAAEVRGLFGDDAVDVEGCVDRAFLRQRVFADPAARLALEGVLHPRVREECLASRAAAAKEGQVLFVADVPLLFEKGFDFGQERSLLVAVTRATQILRLKARNGFDDALMEAILAAQLPIEEKMRRADIVFWNEGPPEVLRSQIRRFSLSIP, from the coding sequence ATGCGCACATTCGCCCTCACCGGAGGGATTGCCACTGGCAAGTCCACGTTCTGCCGCCTGCTGGAGGAGGAAATGCCGGGTGCCCGGATCTTCGATTGTGATGCCAGTGTGCGTGGGCTGCTGGCTGCCGATGCCGGAGTCGCCGCGGAGGTGAGGGGGCTTTTCGGAGACGATGCGGTGGATGTGGAGGGGTGCGTGGATCGCGCTTTCCTGCGGCAGCGGGTATTTGCCGATCCGGCCGCGCGCCTGGCTCTGGAGGGGGTGCTGCATCCCCGGGTGCGCGAGGAATGTCTTGCGTCCCGCGCCGCGGCGGCTAAAGAGGGGCAGGTGCTTTTCGTCGCGGACGTTCCGCTGCTCTTTGAAAAGGGCTTTGATTTCGGTCAGGAACGCTCGCTGCTGGTTGCGGTGACGCGCGCAACCCAGATCCTCCGGCTGAAAGCACGCAACGGCTTTGACGATGCTCTCATGGAAGCCATCCTCGCGGCGCAACTGCCGATCGAAGAAAAAATGCGTCGTGCGGACATCGTCTTCTGGAATGAAGGCCCGCCGGAAGTCCTCCGGTCCCAGATCCGCCGCTTCTCCCTCTCCATCCCATGA
- a CDS encoding Amuc_1098 family type IV pilus outer membrane protein translates to MQKTPLYRNSRTAVALMAVAAATPAVVSVAYAGDGYGGGGLAQREMIRRQEAVADADRLLLEGREAYAKGDYQQAVDKYRKALDRLPDAPVLADRKDSYTKHYIDGSVALAQYYRKVGKYDEAKQLLNDVLKADVDPENLDAKRELGYLNDPIRTNPALTYEHTQNVEKVRKGLYLGEGAYNLGKFDEAKRHFEDVLRVDPYNSAARRYMEKVAGAKSDYYRAAYDQTRAELLMQVDRAWELSVPAEAPPIPVDQEANRATGTSYITNKLRSIIVPSIAFEDTTVEEAVEYLRRRAYELDNLEVDPAKRGVNFVVRRPNTPNATPGAAAAGDSAGLGINNEPGAARIKALRLTNVPLQVALKYICDQARLRYKVDEYAVTLVPQTETGEDLFTRQFRVPPAFGAMLEGSAGEGAAAAPADPFAASSGATESGNKLTARPPISDLLKKAGVVFPEGSSATLSGSMLLVTNTPTELDKIDQLVEAMGTKTPKQVKITTKFVEISQENTDELGFDWIVSPFGLGAETFLGGGTIGNGMARTNTDFLSPVDGVPIGGVPTATGTNVNNIVTGGLRSGDGAITRNNIDSVLNNPNRTAQSANPAPGILALTGLFDNNQVQMIMRGLSQKKGTDLMTAPSVMARPGQKATIEIIREFIYPTEYEPPELPNSVGTSSISNPLGPGLGSSSVGLFPVTPATPTAFQTRNTGVTLEIEPNIADNDFTIDLRFVPEIVEFEGFINYGSPIQSPSSDALGNPRTVTITENRIEMPVFSSRRVNTSLTIYDGYTVAVGGLMREDVQNVEDKVPILGDIPYIGRLFQSKSENRIKSNLIIFVTAEIIDATGRPIRGPESGKTAATPLASPISTGGDVPGPGVLPAIAPAP, encoded by the coding sequence ATGCAAAAAACGCCATTGTATCGAAACAGTCGTACCGCCGTCGCCCTGATGGCTGTCGCCGCCGCCACGCCAGCCGTGGTGTCGGTCGCCTATGCGGGCGATGGATACGGCGGTGGTGGTCTCGCCCAGCGCGAGATGATCCGTCGCCAGGAAGCAGTCGCGGATGCCGACCGCTTGCTCCTCGAAGGCCGCGAAGCCTACGCCAAGGGCGACTACCAGCAGGCAGTCGACAAGTATCGCAAAGCCCTCGACCGTCTTCCCGATGCACCCGTGTTGGCTGACCGCAAGGATTCCTACACGAAGCATTACATCGATGGCAGCGTGGCTCTGGCCCAGTACTACCGCAAGGTCGGCAAGTACGATGAGGCGAAGCAGCTCCTCAATGACGTTCTCAAGGCCGATGTGGATCCTGAGAATCTTGATGCGAAGCGTGAGCTCGGCTATCTCAACGATCCGATCCGCACCAATCCGGCTCTGACTTACGAGCACACCCAGAACGTCGAAAAAGTCCGCAAGGGCCTCTATCTGGGTGAGGGTGCCTACAACCTCGGCAAGTTCGATGAGGCCAAGCGCCACTTCGAGGACGTGCTGCGCGTTGACCCGTACAACAGCGCCGCGCGCCGTTACATGGAGAAAGTCGCCGGTGCGAAGTCCGATTACTACCGCGCCGCCTACGACCAGACCCGTGCCGAACTGCTCATGCAGGTTGATCGCGCGTGGGAGCTCTCCGTGCCTGCCGAAGCTCCGCCGATCCCGGTCGATCAGGAGGCGAATCGTGCCACCGGTACCAGCTACATCACCAACAAGCTCCGCTCCATCATCGTGCCTTCGATCGCTTTCGAGGACACCACGGTGGAAGAAGCCGTCGAGTATCTCCGCCGCCGCGCCTATGAGTTGGACAACCTCGAAGTGGACCCCGCCAAGAGGGGTGTGAACTTCGTCGTGCGCCGCCCCAATACTCCGAATGCGACCCCGGGTGCCGCCGCTGCTGGTGACTCCGCCGGCCTCGGTATCAACAACGAGCCCGGTGCCGCCCGCATCAAGGCTCTGCGCCTGACCAACGTGCCGCTGCAGGTCGCCCTGAAGTACATCTGCGATCAGGCCCGCCTCCGTTACAAGGTGGACGAATACGCGGTCACCCTGGTGCCTCAGACCGAAACCGGTGAAGACCTCTTTACCCGCCAGTTCCGCGTCCCGCCGGCGTTCGGCGCGATGTTGGAAGGCAGCGCGGGCGAAGGTGCCGCCGCGGCTCCGGCCGATCCGTTCGCCGCTTCCTCCGGTGCCACGGAGTCCGGTAACAAGCTCACGGCCCGTCCGCCGATCTCCGATCTGCTGAAGAAGGCCGGCGTGGTCTTCCCGGAAGGCAGTTCCGCCACTCTCAGCGGCAGCATGCTGCTGGTGACCAATACCCCGACCGAGCTCGACAAGATCGACCAGCTTGTCGAGGCCATGGGCACCAAGACGCCGAAGCAGGTCAAGATCACCACCAAGTTCGTCGAAATCTCCCAGGAGAATACGGACGAGCTCGGCTTCGACTGGATCGTTTCCCCATTCGGCCTCGGCGCGGAAACCTTCCTCGGCGGTGGTACCATCGGCAATGGCATGGCTCGCACCAACACCGACTTCCTCAGCCCGGTGGATGGCGTGCCCATTGGTGGTGTTCCGACCGCAACCGGCACCAATGTGAACAACATCGTGACCGGCGGCCTCCGCTCCGGTGATGGTGCGATCACCCGCAACAATATCGACTCGGTCCTCAACAATCCGAACCGCACCGCCCAGTCCGCCAACCCGGCTCCTGGCATCCTCGCGCTCACCGGTTTGTTCGACAACAACCAGGTCCAGATGATCATGCGCGGTCTGTCCCAGAAGAAGGGCACCGACCTGATGACCGCTCCGAGCGTGATGGCCCGCCCCGGCCAGAAGGCGACGATCGAGATCATCCGCGAGTTTATCTACCCGACCGAATACGAGCCCCCGGAACTTCCGAACTCCGTCGGCACTTCTTCGATCAGCAACCCGCTTGGGCCTGGTCTTGGTTCTTCCTCCGTCGGTCTCTTCCCGGTCACTCCGGCGACGCCGACCGCGTTCCAGACCCGTAACACCGGTGTCACGCTGGAGATCGAGCCGAACATCGCCGACAACGACTTCACGATCGACCTGCGCTTTGTGCCGGAAATCGTCGAGTTCGAAGGCTTCATCAACTACGGCAGCCCGATCCAGTCCCCGTCCTCGGATGCCCTCGGCAATCCGCGCACGGTGACCATCACGGAAAACCGCATTGAGATGCCGGTCTTCTCCAGCCGCCGCGTCAATACCTCGCTCACCATCTATGACGGCTACACCGTCGCCGTTGGTGGCCTGATGCGCGAAGACGTGCAGAATGTCGAAGACAAGGTGCCGATCCTCGGAGACATCCCATACATCGGCCGCCTGTTCCAGTCGAAGTCGGAAAACCGGATCAAGAGCAACCTGATCATCTTCGTGACCGCGGAGATCATCGATGCGACCGGTCGCCCGATCCGTGGTCCGGAATCCGGCAAAACTGCCGCGACTCCCTTGGCCTCGCCGATTTCGACCGGTGGTGACGTGCCGGGACCTGGCGTGCTGCCGGCGATTGCTCCCGCTCCCTGA
- a CDS encoding Amuc_1099 family pilus-like system protein: MSWISQNYEKASIGAAIVVAGGLAFLGWSKIGAVDEDFNVSTKGGGNKNTAVDGAEKIPAAISSLGQKRVWVPTIFDDRPVDLFVGIPLFLRKGELDKPVDPVKGAEIHAGIPNKWWIENRLDPGFADSPQRDADNDGFSNQEEFAASSNPNDPASHPILAAKLKYVRDESLQWLLAPGMELAPGQFTMQYFELKDGKKGENKAGAVDPVNTGDKFFTKGLMTNRFKLAGSEKVKEMNNSTHSEEERTYLTIEDLRENKKGVTYRIPNNIPDGRKKEFFQYDRTAVMTLEAIGQNGTEFKVEENTRFALPSTAAKKEYLLKKVTPEGIEVEYTTPSGETKTLAIPKG; the protein is encoded by the coding sequence ATGTCCTGGATTTCCCAAAATTACGAAAAAGCCTCCATCGGCGCCGCCATTGTCGTGGCAGGCGGCCTGGCCTTCCTCGGCTGGTCCAAGATCGGCGCGGTGGATGAAGACTTCAATGTCTCGACCAAAGGCGGCGGCAACAAGAACACCGCGGTCGATGGTGCCGAGAAAATTCCGGCGGCCATCAGTTCCCTCGGCCAGAAGCGCGTGTGGGTCCCGACCATCTTCGACGACCGCCCGGTGGACCTCTTCGTGGGCATCCCGCTGTTCCTTCGCAAGGGCGAGCTCGACAAGCCCGTCGATCCCGTCAAAGGAGCGGAGATCCATGCCGGCATCCCGAACAAGTGGTGGATCGAGAACCGCCTCGATCCCGGTTTCGCGGATTCGCCGCAGCGCGATGCGGACAACGATGGCTTCAGCAACCAGGAGGAATTCGCGGCCAGCTCGAACCCGAACGATCCCGCTTCACATCCGATTCTGGCTGCCAAGTTGAAGTATGTCCGGGATGAGTCGCTCCAGTGGCTCCTCGCTCCCGGCATGGAACTGGCTCCCGGCCAGTTCACCATGCAGTACTTCGAGCTGAAGGACGGCAAGAAGGGTGAGAACAAGGCCGGTGCCGTGGACCCCGTCAATACCGGCGACAAGTTCTTCACGAAGGGCCTCATGACGAACCGCTTCAAGCTCGCCGGCAGTGAAAAGGTGAAGGAGATGAACAACAGCACCCACTCCGAAGAGGAGCGGACCTATCTCACCATCGAGGACCTGCGTGAAAACAAGAAGGGTGTGACCTACCGCATCCCCAACAACATCCCGGACGGCCGCAAGAAGGAGTTCTTCCAGTATGACCGCACCGCGGTCATGACCTTGGAGGCGATCGGCCAGAATGGCACCGAGTTCAAGGTGGAGGAGAACACCCGCTTCGCCCTGCCTTCCACCGCCGCCAAAAAGGAATACCTTCTCAAGAAAGTCACCCCCGAAGGGATCGAAGTCGAATACACGACTCCGTCCGGAGAAACCAAAACCCTCGCGATTCCGAAGGGCTGA
- a CDS encoding Amuc_1100 family pilus-like protein encodes MSWIKENPFVAGLGGVTIVGAGALLFLGSHFSGKYQKAQDSYTEDASAVAAAEKLTLYPAKENARGKDVAIKEYKEELGKLQESFNKFRPAEVKNISPQDFTNNVKASSDKVHEAFAASKATLPESFFVGFENYKSTLAPESATGILNYELGALTEVFMALAKAAPQELVNVHRQALAEEAGGVFSDKDAAVRPLSFEITFRGGEKSVRDFFTALSASPDNYYVIRTIRVENEKQVGPVPADAKFETPKAAGAGAAANPFAGFDLGEGAAPAGDAKKPKADTSKILQQVLGQENVTVFVRVDLMRFLAAKDTSKL; translated from the coding sequence ATGAGTTGGATCAAGGAAAACCCATTTGTCGCCGGCCTCGGTGGTGTCACCATCGTCGGAGCTGGAGCCCTTCTTTTCCTGGGCTCCCATTTCTCCGGCAAATATCAGAAGGCGCAGGACTCTTACACGGAGGATGCCAGTGCGGTCGCGGCTGCTGAAAAGCTCACGCTCTATCCGGCCAAGGAGAACGCCCGTGGCAAGGACGTGGCGATCAAGGAATACAAGGAGGAGCTCGGCAAGCTGCAGGAGTCCTTCAACAAGTTCCGCCCGGCCGAGGTGAAGAACATCAGCCCGCAGGACTTCACCAACAACGTGAAGGCTTCCTCGGACAAAGTTCATGAGGCCTTCGCCGCTTCGAAGGCCACGCTTCCCGAGTCGTTCTTCGTCGGCTTCGAGAACTACAAGAGCACCCTCGCTCCGGAGAGCGCCACCGGTATTCTCAACTATGAGCTCGGTGCTCTTACCGAAGTGTTCATGGCTCTTGCCAAGGCCGCTCCGCAGGAACTGGTGAACGTCCACCGCCAGGCGCTGGCGGAAGAAGCGGGCGGTGTCTTCTCTGACAAGGATGCGGCCGTCCGGCCGTTGTCCTTCGAGATCACCTTCCGTGGCGGCGAGAAGTCCGTGCGCGACTTCTTCACCGCCCTCTCGGCCTCGCCGGACAACTACTATGTGATTCGTACCATCCGCGTGGAGAACGAGAAGCAGGTGGGCCCGGTTCCCGCGGATGCCAAGTTCGAGACGCCGAAGGCCGCCGGTGCCGGTGCCGCTGCCAACCCCTTCGCGGGATTCGATCTGGGGGAAGGCGCCGCTCCCGCCGGAGACGCCAAGAAACCCAAGGCCGATACCAGCAAGATTCTCCAGCAGGTCCTCGGCCAGGAGAATGTCACGGTATTCGTGCGCGTGGACCTGATGCGGTTCCTCGCTGCCAAAGATACTTCGAAACTCTGA
- a CDS encoding Amuc_1101 family PilM-like pilus complex protein: MADNQTTVALNIGSQRISAAVFEPSKNGGLILKNYDAETIVADPGSEAIRMSQTRTAIASLVQRLKLGKSKVRYAISGQSVFTRFVKLPPLQEDNIEQLVTFEAQQHVPFPINEVVWDYELLESAGEKEVVIVAIKGEALDEINRVVTETGLSTAEVDVAPMALYNSFRASYGDLGEPVLLIDIGAKTSNLLYIEGGRFFTRSIAIGGVAITSAIAKEYGVSFVEAENQKISNGLVALGGGHTEQLDESVAALAMAIRNALTRLPAEIARTTNYYRSQHGGNAPRRVYLAGGGASLPYTREFFEEKLHLPVEIFNPMATVAVSKNVDTERLQREAHLMGELVGLGLRGIGKAKINIDLVPSAVEQSRAAERRKPFLITAAAIVLAGAGAYAGFQAMAAGKAEEKAKDMHETKVGLAPVQKEIEGLLKKEAELRKVADGYTSAESDRAFWHDALGELRNAFASDAVWVTELAPLRGYSPFPPKDPAAAKTAAGVEVVKPDFAAVAYGLSALADIRIEEVAPAAKGGKKTAGPAAAPAAPAANAIRIRGLWRKNDKDQNIVSALLKNLRDNSAHFKFKAVDATGKEVDLRDENILKVTAIPEKDELALPFELYLLLSREVAIK, from the coding sequence ATGGCTGACAACCAGACCACCGTCGCCCTTAACATCGGCTCCCAGCGGATCAGCGCTGCCGTTTTCGAACCTTCGAAAAACGGCGGTCTCATCCTGAAAAATTACGACGCGGAAACCATCGTCGCCGATCCCGGCAGCGAGGCCATCCGCATGTCCCAGACCCGCACCGCCATCGCCTCGCTGGTGCAGCGCTTGAAGCTCGGCAAGAGCAAGGTCCGCTACGCGATCTCCGGACAATCCGTCTTCACCCGTTTCGTCAAGCTGCCCCCTCTCCAGGAGGACAACATCGAGCAGCTCGTCACCTTCGAGGCCCAGCAGCACGTTCCCTTCCCGATCAATGAGGTCGTGTGGGACTACGAGCTTCTCGAAAGCGCGGGCGAAAAGGAAGTCGTCATCGTCGCGATCAAGGGCGAGGCCCTCGATGAAATCAACCGCGTGGTGACCGAAACCGGTCTCTCCACCGCCGAGGTCGATGTCGCCCCGATGGCCCTCTACAACTCGTTCCGCGCCTCTTACGGCGATCTGGGCGAGCCGGTTCTGCTCATCGACATCGGTGCGAAGACCAGCAACCTCCTCTACATCGAGGGCGGCCGCTTCTTCACCCGCAGCATCGCGATCGGCGGCGTCGCCATCACCTCGGCCATCGCGAAGGAATACGGCGTCTCGTTCGTTGAGGCGGAGAACCAGAAGATCAGCAACGGTCTTGTCGCGCTCGGCGGTGGCCACACCGAGCAGCTCGATGAATCCGTCGCCGCGCTGGCCATGGCCATCCGGAACGCGCTGACGCGCCTGCCGGCGGAAATCGCCCGCACCACCAACTACTACCGCAGCCAGCACGGTGGCAATGCCCCGCGCCGCGTCTATCTCGCCGGTGGTGGTGCCAGCCTTCCGTACACCCGCGAGTTCTTCGAAGAAAAGCTTCACCTGCCGGTCGAGATCTTCAATCCGATGGCCACCGTCGCCGTTTCCAAAAACGTCGATACGGAACGCCTCCAGCGTGAAGCCCACCTCATGGGCGAACTGGTGGGCCTTGGTCTCCGTGGTATTGGCAAGGCCAAGATCAACATTGATCTCGTGCCCTCCGCGGTCGAGCAATCCCGTGCGGCGGAGCGTCGCAAGCCCTTCCTCATCACTGCCGCCGCCATCGTGCTTGCCGGTGCGGGTGCCTACGCCGGGTTCCAGGCCATGGCCGCTGGCAAGGCCGAGGAGAAGGCCAAGGACATGCACGAGACCAAGGTCGGGCTCGCTCCGGTGCAGAAGGAGATCGAAGGTTTGCTGAAGAAGGAGGCGGAACTCCGCAAGGTTGCCGATGGCTACACCAGTGCTGAAAGCGACCGCGCCTTCTGGCACGATGCTCTCGGCGAGCTTCGCAACGCCTTCGCCAGCGATGCCGTGTGGGTCACCGAACTGGCGCCCCTTCGTGGCTACAGCCCTTTCCCGCCGAAGGATCCGGCGGCAGCCAAGACCGCGGCCGGTGTCGAGGTGGTGAAACCCGATTTCGCCGCCGTCGCCTATGGGCTCAGCGCCTTGGCGGACATCCGGATCGAGGAGGTTGCTCCAGCGGCAAAAGGCGGCAAGAAGACCGCCGGTCCGGCTGCGGCCCCGGCCGCTCCGGCGGCGAATGCGATCCGGATCCGCGGTCTCTGGCGGAAGAATGACAAGGATCAGAACATCGTTTCCGCTTTGCTTAAGAACCTTCGGGACAACTCGGCCCACTTCAAGTTCAAGGCGGTCGATGCCACCGGCAAGGAAGTCGATCTGCGCGACGAGAACATCCTCAAGGTCACCGCCATCCCCGAGAAGGACGAGCTCGCGCTGCCGTTCGAACTCTACCTCCTGCTCTCCCGCGAGGTTGCCATCAAATAA
- a CDS encoding Amuc_1102 family pilus-like protein produces the protein MRTSLGKTLFVGFALVGAVISTASAQVKATVGKITFDGIPSPQVNSGKEKAFKPKDWLEAEAELTFAGAGEQKKIGFVDQVTVKWYVAVKNPDGKGMLKLSKDITHINVPLDEAIYTSVYLSPTMLKRITGHDRAGKQDVEVVGLEVLVNGVKVGEATSKMQPGWWNAPSLSDQSSKFPLLNKNETPFKMLWWDRYAEIEEKR, from the coding sequence ATGCGCACATCGCTCGGTAAAACCCTCTTTGTCGGCTTCGCCCTTGTCGGCGCGGTCATCTCCACCGCTTCGGCCCAGGTCAAGGCCACCGTTGGAAAGATCACCTTCGACGGTATCCCTTCCCCGCAGGTCAATTCGGGCAAGGAAAAGGCCTTCAAGCCGAAGGATTGGCTCGAAGCCGAGGCGGAACTCACCTTCGCCGGTGCCGGAGAGCAGAAGAAGATCGGTTTCGTGGACCAGGTGACCGTCAAGTGGTACGTCGCGGTGAAGAATCCGGACGGCAAGGGCATGCTCAAGCTCAGCAAGGACATCACCCACATCAATGTCCCGCTCGACGAGGCGATCTACACCTCCGTCTATCTTTCCCCGACGATGTTGAAGCGCATCACCGGCCATGACCGTGCCGGCAAGCAGGACGTGGAAGTCGTCGGTCTCGAAGTGTTGGTCAACGGCGTGAAGGTTGGCGAAGCCACCTCCAAGATGCAGCCCGGCTGGTGGAACGCCCCGAGCCTGTCCGACCAGAGCAGCAAGTTCCCGCTCCTGAACAAGAACGAGACGCCGTTCAAGATGCTGTGGTGGGACCGCTACGCGGAAATCGAGGAAAAGCGCTGA